GTTGAGAAGGGCCGTCTTGCCGGCACCCCGGCCGCCGGCCACCAAAATGTTGATTTTCGCCCGGACGCAGGCTTTCAAGAACAAGGCCATCTCGGGGCTCAAGGTGCCCAACTGCACCAGATCGTCCACACTGAACAAATCAACGGGGGACTTGCGGATGGTGACCACCGCGCCTTGAGCCGACAAGGGCGGCAGCACCACCGTTACCCTGGTCCCGTCGGGCAATTGCCGGTCGATGACCGGGCCCTTGCTCAAGGGCCGCCCCGTGGGAGCGATGAGCCCTTCGATGGTTTGCAGCAAGTGGGCCTCATCCCGAAAACGCACATCGGTGGGGCGTCGCCGGCCCCCTTCGTTGACGTACACCTTGTCGGGGCCGTTGATGAAAATCTCGCTGACATCGGGATCGCGCAGCAAGCCGGTGATGGGGCCCGAATACAGGATGTCGTCCAACACCCGGGCCACCAAAAGCTCCTGTTCCACTTGGGAGAGGAACAAGCCGGATTCGGCCAAAAGCTCCGCCAAATTCTCGCTTATGTGCCGCCGGGTAGCCTGAACGTCCTGGGGACTAAGCTGCTCCCGATACCCGGGCTGGAGCTTTTCGGCCGTGCGGCGAAAACATGCTTCTTGCAATGCCGCCAGTTGCTCAGCGGATCTCAATACGATCAATCCCGTGGGTGTGAATGGTAACCATGCGCTTGCACTTATTGCACTTGATCTCGATGACGTTGTCGTAACGAATGCTGATGAGCTTGTTGCAAAGACACCGGACAGGTTCTCCCTGGGTCTTTGCTTCTGGTTGCACCCCCTGACGGTTTGCAGGTACCAATGCTTCCTCGCCTCCGTTTTGTCTTACCGCAATTGCGGGCTTATTTCCGTGCAACAAAAGGCGGCACCAGCCGGACGAGGCCATGCTGGTGCCGCCAATTTGGGTGCCAAAGCCGCCGGCACCTTGGGCCTCGTTTCCTGGCCAGTCCCAGAAAACTTCGAGACCACTTTAGCAACGGCACTTTAGGAGACTATTTAATGGTTATTAGGCAATTCTTAAAAGGACCTTATAACAGCCCAAAGCCAGGCCCCGGCTGCAGGCCGGCGGCCGGCGCATTGTGCCCGGGAAACCCTTCTGCTGCTTAGCCTTGGGGACCCGCGGCTACGATCTCGGGCGGCAGATCGGCTCCCTGGAAACGGGCAAAGTTTTCCCGGAAAAAGCCGGCCAGGCGCCGGGCCGCATCATCGTAGGCATTTCCATCAGACCACCGGGAACGGGCGTCCAGTAGTTCCGAGGGCACCCCGGGGCATTCCACCGGCACGTGGAGGCCGAAGAAGGGCTCCGTCTTCACCGCCACGTCCTTCAACTGCCCCGCCAGGGCCGCCGACACCATGGCGCGGGTGTACTTCAATTCCATGCGCT
This genomic window from Sphingobacteriaceae bacterium contains:
- a CDS encoding ATPase, T2SS/T4P/T4SS family gives rise to the protein MRSAEQLAALQEACFRRTAEKLQPGYREQLSPQDVQATRRHISENLAELLAESGLFLSQVEQELLVARVLDDILYSGPITGLLRDPDVSEIFINGPDKVYVNEGGRRRPTDVRFRDEAHLLQTIEGLIAPTGRPLSKGPVIDRQLPDGTRVTVVLPPLSAQGAVVTIRKSPVDLFSVDDLVQLGTLSPEMALFLKACVRAKINILVAGGRGAGKTALLNVLGSFIPEWERIITVEETPGLRLPHEHVVNLVWSQAAGEAKACEGADTESEAAQQALLQALLLRPDRLLVDPVQGTEAVTLLQAMNRGNEGTIFTMYGQSAADAIGRLETLVMTGAPDLPLAAVQRQVSRSVQLVVHVATLRDNSRKVTKICEAVRTGTGLPVLRDLFVYENHGMGPLGRIAGVHQATGIVPRFLAQLDAAGEALPREIFKASSL